The window taaTACACTCAAAATGCTAAATTGTTTTGAAATATCGGCCAGAACCTAATTGCCACTTGCACGTTGCAATTTTCTTTAATTCCTTCAAATAGTATTTGGTTGAAATGCTTCATTTTCcccttgtaattttataaaagtcaGTAAAATCCTATTACCTGCCACTGTCCTGTGTGCCATTCCCATTGTAGACGGTAGTTTGTTTTTCTTGTGAGGTACGTTTCCTCTTCTTATATTGGCCCATCTCGTCTATGAACATAGGGCTTGGAGGTAGTGGACTACAATTGGCTGATCTCGTGAGGGTTGAGTCCTTATTGGTGGAAATAGTCTCAGTGCAGTTACTGGTGCTTTTCTGTGAACAGTGATTAGAGGAATTTGTTTTGATGGGATAAAAGCCCACTGCCTCTGACTGACTGATGTCCGCTAGGGACTGGGGGCTTTCTTTAGCATGTCTGCTATCTGTGGTTGTTTCAACAGACACCGACTCATGTGTGCGGTTGACTGGAGACTGCTGGTCATCATCACCCACCCCCTCACCCTGGTCTTCCTCTGTGTCCTGGAGAGATGATTTGATTGATGCGGGGGAGTTATCATTGATTTGCTGTTCATGGTCACTGATGTTTGTCGGCTCCTCTTCAATGTCTTCTTCTTCATCATCTGAAACATAAGCAAAGAAGACTTGTTTTCTCATCATAAAATGGGCACGTTAAATACAAGCAATGAGGTTTTCCaaccaacacaacacaacaccgAATGTAAAGTTTACACCTGGTTTTTCATGGATCCATTCACAACTGCTAGATATAGGCAGTCAGAAATGAATGTGATCACATTGCATTTGTAGCGCAAATGCTAATCCGACTTGATGCATCTCGGACAGCAGCAAAAGTtacaaccaggtgtaaacagcgatttGTCTCGCCAACCATTTGAGATTGGATTACCCAAGatggatgttaataccaggtgtaaatggccgTAGAGTAGCTGAAAGTTAATGTTTTTCCACATCTTACCAGCCCCAACTTGTGCTTCACTGGCTTGGATCTCCTCTTCAATGTCAGGATCGGAGGAATTGTCCTCCtcatcttcatcttcctcctgctcctcttcttcctcctgcTCCTCTTTATTtgtctcctcttcttcctcctgcTCCTCTTTAtttttctcactctctttttctTTGCCGTCACTCTGCTGTCCATTAAGTTCCTGAAAATGTGAATGATGCAGAGATAAAACAGATAAGACTTTGATTAGACAATGCAGAAACAGGAACAAGGGAAACATTATGCTGAATGATCTTCCCAGTTATTCACAGAAGTCTGTATACACTtctaattttatttatgtttgtatttatgttgagaaatgttgtaatATTTGACTGTTATTAAATTGACTGTTAAAAAGATTTTTGAACATCCTTTAAAATTACTGTATCATATTTAGGGTTCGGGTTACCTAACCCTAACAGCAGTTCTAAGAGTTAGACATGTATTTTCTTATTCTACATTAAGTATACAGTTTTGATAAGTGAAATAACTGAAACTCTGAGCATTTTCATAAAATTGTGACATGAGCAAAACGAGTCAGTTCTATTacctcttttttctgtttgtctctctcttgTTTCTTCCTCATTTCCTCTACTTCTATGTCTTCCTGTTTTATTGCAAATTTGCTAATGATGTTCTCCAGGCTGCTGATGGCCATGTCTCTGTTGGAGCGAAGCTTGCGATGCAGTGCTGGGTCAATTAGTGCAGGGTCTAACGCTGAAAATAACATACTGCCAATGAACTCAAGTACAGCAGAACATCCAAACAATAAAATGTCTCCAATTTAAAgcaaaataaagcaatataactgatattttgttttgttgttttcttggTATTTTAGTAGAAATTCATTAAGGttgggaatgacatgagggtgagtaaattaccatTTTTAAATACGATTCAAATCAAAGTTCGAGACGTAAGATTTGTGAATCTGTTCAACTGATTCATTAAACAGAACAGCCTGAGAGGCCATATCTTCTGAAAAAGATAGTAAATGAATTGAATTACTAGGTTTGTAGGAATCTGTGAGGTGGGAGCCGAAGTTGTAGACCATGTCCAGGTGGCGTCTTTCCTGCAGTTTGTTGCCCGTCTCTCGGAAAGCTTCTTGAGCGATTTGTGTGATCTGTTTGCGGGAGAGCAGGAGACTGTAGCGGTCGCTGGCACGCTGCACCACCTTCAGGATATCAGAGTAATCCGGAGGATTATGAAGAACTTCTTGACTGTTAATGTAGCGCTCGATCTAAAGACCAAAGAGAACAAAAGTTGGTAAAGACAAAACTAAAAGCACAGGGAAAAGATGGGACTTGCAATTTTGAGTAATGGCTTAATGTTAGATTGTTATTAAACTGACTGTAACAGCTTTCCAAGAGTCAGAAATGAACCTTTTTTTATTAGGGCAATATTTCCCCATTGGAGTTGGTTTTCaggagcatttttacatttatgagggTATATTTATTTTCTAGTCATATAAAACCAAACTCTGCATCACCTTTCATGTCAAATACCATTCAAAAAATTCAGAATGATCCAGATTTGGAAATCCCATGTTTTGCTATCCAGGATCAGGTAATCCATCTTACTTTTGTGTCGGTTTTTCAAAGCTACACTGGATTGGATCACCCTGATCCAGATAAAAACTTTTCAAGATTACCAAGATTAACGGGACTACATATCACAATGTAGGCTACTAGCTATGTAAAGAACAACTTGTAGAAGAGCCAGCATGGGGTCactttaagtgtttttatttgaAGAGACAGAAAACATCACaataaaacaatagaaacatcCCTTTCCtttttcaatttcttttaaaCAGTCAGACCCCTCATCTAAGCCACaacaaattaaaatatacattattcaCAAATACATGGTGGATATTTTTGAAGCTCTGCTTTTAGGAGTCAGATCTCAAGTCTAGAGTAAGAGTGATTTGTTCCTCTGCCAGATGAATCTGTAATTCTGCTCTTTTGGTTTCACATTTAACAAGTGATTTATCAGGCATCATCATCTGTGTTTGGGAAAGAGCACTTCTGGCCTCTTTTCGGAGCTCTTGTGACCATAACTACAGGCTCTACTAGTGAGGATCCACCTGCTTCCTCAATAACAGGGCTGAGATCCAGAATAAACACTCCTTCTACATTAGAAGAATCTGTGTCGCTTTCCTTTTCAGTCGTGGACTCACCGTCCACAACAACACCTTGAATCCCATGCAGAGATTAAGAGTTTCTACCTCCAATAATGTCAAGAACCACATCTGTATAATCACCTCTCCTAAAGGGCCTGTTGCCTGTTTGAGTGCATTTTGCTTCAGCATGGTCCTTTGTTGCCCTGGTCTTCAGATTTTTCCATCTAAATTTACACTTGCTCTGTAGTCCTCTTGTGGCCACACCCCATGGCATTCACATTTTGGGTGATTTCATCCCaaatagcatttttatttttgttagacaCTTCTCCACCCTTAGTAGAATTGAAATGTCCTACTATTGAGGCATAATTGTGCCTAACACCCTCCAGCAATGTGTGGGTTTCTGCAACTGTGAAATTAGGTCCTTTTGAGTCCATGGTACCACCTCTTTGGTGTAGAGAATGTAGAGTTGATAGGCCTTGGTCTTGATTGAGTTAAGTGAACACAAGCCAAAGCACATCAGCTAATTTATGTTTATTGGGTGTGTGTTTGAAAAGACCAATCACAGTTGTCTTATTCATCCTTTCTAGAGGATTTACAGAGAGGCATTGACATGGCAGGCATGCTCCATCGCCACCACCAGTTTGTAAGGAGAGAATTTCATCAAAGGGTGTATGTTGAGCATACAAATCCACTGGACCAGTATACCACTGAGTAACTGTATGCTCAGTTTCACTTTGGGAATGCTGATATTAAGTACATTGTACACCATATCAGGCCAAAACTTCAACGCAGAACCCAAAGGAGACACACTCTGTCTGTGGATGAACAGGACCTTATTGCACAAGCTTTTTCTTTTAGGAAACATGCCCAATAGGGGTTATTGACTGCACTCATGAGCATATACAAGCACGAGAAAGTATGTTAATCATGAGAGAAAGTATGTCAATCGAAAGGGAAGGCACAGCATCAACATACAACTTGTGGGCAATGCTGACCTCATCATCACAAACTGCGTCTTGAGGTGGCCTGGGTCTGTCCATGATGGGGAGAAACTCTAGGGAGAGTGTTCTATACAGAGAGCTCCAAAACAGCAGACCGGATGGCATAATATTAGGAGACAGTGCCTATCCACTCCTACCATGGCTGATGACCCCTTTTCTTG of the Xyrauchen texanus isolate HMW12.3.18 chromosome 10, RBS_HiC_50CHRs, whole genome shotgun sequence genome contains:
- the daxx gene encoding death domain-associated protein 6 isoform X3 — translated: MATAVMDSIVILDDDDEEEAASSSTSTSCSKPMTCQSRTALKKQQPQPTHITQSPFATAKKDAHVLQAENEKLFAEFVEHCSKHSQDHPEVMTYLQSRHSKALPTFLSSVEFRNTLGRCLTRAQANAGKTFVYINELCTVLKQHTARKRSSIQSIPPKGITEHKSNGNDLKEEEQDKKEEQQEVAESQKTKRASRRQIAYLENLLRVYNEEIKRLQERELSVEELEKEDSSYIQEHKLKRKMMKIYEKLCELKCCNTLTGRVIEQKITFSGTRYPEINKKIERYINSQEVLHNPPDYSDILKVVQRASDRYSLLLSRKQITQIAQEAFRETGNKLQERRHLDMVYNFGSHLTDSYKPTLDPALIDPALHRKLRSNRDMAISSLENIISKFAIKQEDIEVEEMRKKQERDKQKKEELNGQQSDGKEKESEKNKEEQEEEEETNKEEQEEEEEQEEDEDEEDNSSDPDIEEEIQASEAQVGADDEEEDIEEEPTNISDHEQQINDNSPASIKSSLQDTEEDQGEGVGDDDQQSPVNRTHESVSVETTTDSRHAKESPQSLADISQSEAVGFYPIKTNSSNHCSQKSTSNCTETISTNKDSTLTRSANCSPLPPSPMFIDEMGQYKKRKRTSQEKQTTVYNGNGTQDSGSDCDIPLDMGVSCSPERVHLTRARSQRTPPPKKNKVNVATQCDPEEVIELSDSD
- the daxx gene encoding death domain-associated protein 6 isoform X2, coding for MLNGQQIPPSPFRMATAVMDSIVILDDDDEEEAASSSTSTSCSKPMTCQSRTALKKQQPQPTHITQSPFATAKKDAHVLQAENEKLFAEFVEHCSKHSQDHPEVMTYLQSRHSKALPTFLSSVEFRNTLGRCLTRAQANAGKTFVYINELCTVLKQHTARKRSSIQSIPPKGITEHKSNGNDLKEEEQDKKEEQQEVAESQKTKRASRRQIAYLENLLRVYNEEIKRLQERELSVEELEKEDSSYIQEHKLKRKMMKIYEKLCELKCCNTLTGRVIEQKITFSGTRYPEINKKIERYINSQEVLHNPPDYSDILKVVQRASDRYSLLLSRKQITQIAQEAFRETGNKLQERRHLDMVYNFGSHLTDSYKPTLDPALIDPALHRKLRSNRDMAISSLENIISKFAIKQEDIEVEEMRKKQERDKQKKEELNGQQSDGKEKESEKNKEEQEEEEETNKEEQEEEEEQEEDEDEEDNSSDPDIEEEIQASEAQVGADDEEEDIEEEPTNISDHEQQINDNSPASIKSSLQDTEEDQGEGVGDDDQQSPVNRTHESVSVETTTDSRHAKESPQSLADISQSEAVGFYPIKTNSSNHCSQKSTSNCTETISTNKDSTLTRSANCSPLPPSPMFIDEMGQYKKRKRTSQEKQTTVYNGNGTQDSGSDCDIPLDMGVSCSPERVHLTRARSQRTPPPKKNKVNVATQCDPEEVIELSDSD
- the daxx gene encoding death domain-associated protein 6 isoform X1; its protein translation is MCSKVEQQIPPSPFRMATAVMDSIVILDDDDEEEAASSSTSTSCSKPMTCQSRTALKKQQPQPTHITQSPFATAKKDAHVLQAENEKLFAEFVEHCSKHSQDHPEVMTYLQSRHSKALPTFLSSVEFRNTLGRCLTRAQANAGKTFVYINELCTVLKQHTARKRSSIQSIPPKGITEHKSNGNDLKEEEQDKKEEQQEVAESQKTKRASRRQIAYLENLLRVYNEEIKRLQERELSVEELEKEDSSYIQEHKLKRKMMKIYEKLCELKCCNTLTGRVIEQKITFSGTRYPEINKKIERYINSQEVLHNPPDYSDILKVVQRASDRYSLLLSRKQITQIAQEAFRETGNKLQERRHLDMVYNFGSHLTDSYKPTLDPALIDPALHRKLRSNRDMAISSLENIISKFAIKQEDIEVEEMRKKQERDKQKKEELNGQQSDGKEKESEKNKEEQEEEEETNKEEQEEEEEQEEDEDEEDNSSDPDIEEEIQASEAQVGADDEEEDIEEEPTNISDHEQQINDNSPASIKSSLQDTEEDQGEGVGDDDQQSPVNRTHESVSVETTTDSRHAKESPQSLADISQSEAVGFYPIKTNSSNHCSQKSTSNCTETISTNKDSTLTRSANCSPLPPSPMFIDEMGQYKKRKRTSQEKQTTVYNGNGTQDSGSDCDIPLDMGVSCSPERVHLTRARSQRTPPPKKNKVNVATQCDPEEVIELSDSD